From a single Solanum dulcamara chromosome 4, daSolDulc1.2, whole genome shotgun sequence genomic region:
- the LOC129887331 gene encoding two-component response regulator ARR1-like, which translates to MNIGSGSSWKSGDVVSDQFPVGLRVLVVDDDPTCLRILEKMLRNCHYEVTKCNKAEVALSFLRENKNGFDIVISDVHMPDMDGFKLLEHIGLEMDLPVIMMSADDSKDVVMKGVTHGAYDYLIKPVRIEALKNIWQHVVRKKKHEWKDNNFDQSASVEEGDRQQKPSEDVDYSSSANEGNWKNSKKRKEEEEEAEDTSSLKKPRVVWSVELHQQFVQAVHQLGIDKAVPKKILELMNVPGLTRENVASHLQKYRLYLRRLSGVSQHQNGLNNSFMGRPDATFGAISSINGLDLQAIAAAGQIPAQSLATFQAAALGRSATKSAISMPLVDQRNLFSFENSQVRFPEGQQQLNNSNKQIDLLHGIPTTMEPKQLANLHHPSQSFMGMNMQVIPMAQQNNSVLMRMSQSQPRAQMLSGTNNGSHVSRLPLPMQQSLSSEGIPGAVLAQSHIVDDARVYNPVSQASSMVDFSVNQSKEFQSYNFSLGSNSSGMSTLTNQGMLQEEVNPDIKGSRGFPSNYDIFNELQQPKSQNWGSQNVGSTFDASHHPSIQGPQGVSSQLLLQQGISSTHNNGQNRNGPIGKPMYSNGEESGHANLMSGPQLNSVSGNMLAVKAERFPDTDYQSTSFPEQFGQDDLMSALLKQQGSVGPVETEFGFDGYTLDNLPV; encoded by the exons ATGAATATTGGTAGTGGGTCTTCTTGGAAGTCCGGTGATGTGGTTTCCGATCAGTTTCCGGTGGGACTCCGAGTACTTGTAGTTGATGATGACCCTACCTGTTTAAGGATCTTGGAGAAGATGCTCAGGAACTGTCACTATGAAG TCACCAAGTGTAATAAGGCTGAGGTTGCACTATCATTTCTGCGGGAAAACAAGAATGGTTTTGACATTGTTATAAGTGATGTCCACATGCCAGACATGGATGGTTTCAAACTTCTTGAGCACATTGGTCTGGAGATGGACCTGCCTGTTATAA TGATGTCGGCCGATGATAGTAAGGATGTGGTTATGAAAGGAGTTACTCATGGTGCATATGATTATCTAATCAAACCGGTGCGGATTGAGGCACTAAAGAATATATGGCAACATGTTGTTCGTAAAAAGAAACATGAGTGGAAGGACAATAATTTTGATCAATCAGCAAGTGTGGAAGAGGGAGATCGGCAGCAGAAACCATCAGAAGATGTTGATTACTCATCTTCAGCTAATGAAGGAAACTGGAAAAACTCcaagaaaagaaaggaagaggaagaagaagctGAAGATACATCCTCACTAAAGAAGCCACGTGTTGTTTGGTCTGTGGAGCTTCATCAGCAATTTGTACAAGCTGTGCATCAACTTGGAATCGACA AGGCCGTTCCCAAGAAAATCTTGGAACTGATGAATGTTCCTGGACTAACCAGAGAAAATGTTGCTAGCCATCTTCAG AAATATCGGTTGTATCTCAGAAGGTTGAGTGGTGTATCGCAGCACCAGAACGGACTGAACAATTCTTTCATGGGACGTCCAGACGCAACCTTTGGAGCAATATCTTCCATCAATGGGCTTGATCTTCAAGCTATTGCTGCTGCTGGTCAAATCCCTGCACAAAGTCTTGCTACCTTCCAAGCAGCAGCCCTAGGTAGATCTGCTACAAAATCTGCCATATCTATGCCCCTAGTAGATCAAAGAAACCTTTTCAGCTTTGAAAATTCCCAGGTGAGATTTCCAGAAGGGCAACAACAACTGAATAACAGCAATAAGCAAATCGACTTGCTGCATGGAATTCCAACCACCATGGAACCGAAGCAGCTTGCAAATTTGCACCACCCTTCCCAGTCCTTTATGGGTATGAATATGCAAGTGATCCCCATGGCACAGCAGAATAACTCTGTGCTTATGCGAATGTCCCAATCACAACCTCGGGCTCAAATGCTAAGTGGAACTAATAATGGCAGCCATGTTTCAAGGCTTCCACTGCCCATGCAGCAATCTTTGTCATCAGAAGGGATACCTGGTGCGGTCCTAGCACAGAGTCATATTGTTGACGATGCACGTGTGTACAATCCAGTCTCCCAAGCCTCTTCAATGGTAGATTTCTCGGTAAATCAAAGCAAGGAGTTTCAAAGCTACAACTTTTCTCTTGGGAGTAATAGTTCAGGGATGTCCACTTTGACAAATCAAGGGATGCTTCAGGAAGAGGTGAATCCTGATATCAAAGGATCTAGAGGCTTCCCTTctaattatgatattttcaaCGAACTCCAGCAGCCAAAATCACAGAACTGGGGTTCACAGAATGTTGGTTCAACCTTTGACGCATCTCATCATCCAAGTATACAAGGACCTCAGGGTGTCTCATCTCAATTGTTACTGCAACAGGGGATTTCTTCAACACACAACAATGGACAAAACAGAAATGGTCCTATTGGGAAACCAATGTACTCCAATGGGGAAGAAAGTGGACATGCTAATCTTATGAGTGGACCACAACTCAACTCTGTCAGTGGGAATATGCTTGCTGTTAAAGCTGAAAGATTTCCCGACACAGACTATCAGAGTACCAGTTTCCCGGAGCAATTTGGACAGGATGACCTCATGAGTGCCCTCCTAAAACAG CAAGGAAGTGTTGGACCAGTGGAAACTGAATTTGGCTTCGATGGATACACATTGGACAATCTTCCAGTTTAA
- the LOC129887332 gene encoding COBRA-like protein 7: MAPITFFSLFLLLTASSLHVASQTSPVADAPAPASDDCNGIFLQYVFTSGSKIKPTLKSNPSLQPYKFQSILSIINNGLDELKLWRVFVGFQHDELLVSASNAVLADGSSFPASVGNGTVFAGFPASDLKTAVQTAGDTSQTSAQIKILGTQFGVGSPNVPMPLNISLENDGFSCPKPSMQGKSVMQVCCTKNSDFKTNLTVGEKFSPRQDGDLTIMYDILRTYDSNYWAQVTIANHNPLGRLDNWKLSWDWMKDEFIWEMKGAYPSVVDTSECVFGPQGKFYQNLDFSTGLNCERRPTLIDLPLEKTNDTKLGMIPFCCRNGTILPPAMDPSKSVSAFQMNVFKMPPDLNRSSFTPPQNWKIEGRLNPDYKCGPPVRVSPTQVPDPSGLLPDTAVFASWQVVCNITQPKGASPRCCVSFSAFYNESIIPCPTCACGCPSNTARTCSTKAPALLLPSQALLVPFDNRTKMSLAWADINHLPVSNPLPCGDNCGVSINWHLFTDYRGGWSARITIFNWEDASFADWFTAVELDKAAPGFDAVYSFNGTMLDGVNNTIFMQGLPGLNYIVAETDGANPEKDPRVPGKQQSVISFTKKNIPGINIPAGDGFPTKFYFNGEECSLPKVLPTSSSCRISSFTVTTSILAVLVFMLVRQ; encoded by the exons ATGGCACCcatcacatttttctctctctttctcctcCTCACCGCCTCCTCCCTTCATGTCGCCTCTCAAACATCTCCTGTCGCTGATGCTCCGGCACCGGCATCCGATGACTGCAACGGTATATTCTTGCAGTATGTCTTCACATCCGGATCCAAAATCAAACCCACTTTGAAATCCAATCCATCTCTTCAACCCTACAAGTTTCAGTCTATTCTCAGCATAATTAACAACGGGCTTGACGAACTCAAGTTATGGAGGGTCTTTGTTGGGTTTCAACATGATGAGCTTTTGGTTTCTGCTTCTAATGCTGTTCTTGCTGATGGGTCTTCATTTCCTGCTTCAGTTGGTAATGGTACTGTCTTTGCTGGATTTCCGGCCTCAGATCTTAAGACTGCTGTTCAAACTGCTGGAGATACTTCACAGACGAGTGCGCAAATCAAAATTTTGGGTACCCAGTTTGGAGTTGGCTCTCCTAATGTACCAATGCCCTTGAATATCTCTTTGGAAAATGATGGCTTTAGTTGCCCTAAACCTTCTATGCAAG GAAAGAGTGTTATGCAAGTATGCTGCACTAAAAACTCAGATTTCAAGACAAATCTGACAGTGGGTGAGAAATTTAGTCCACGCCAAGATGGGGATCTTACAATTATGTATGATATCCTAAGAACATATGATTCAAATTACTGGGCACAGGTTACCATAGCAAACCATAATCCCCTTGGCCGCCTTGACAACTGGAAGCTAAGTTGGGACTGGATGAAGGATGAGTTTATTTGGGAAATGAAAGGCGCTTATCCCTCTGTTGTTGATACTTCTGAGTGTGTTTTTGGGCCACAAGGGAAATTTTATCAAAACCTTGACTTCTCTACTGGATTGAACTGTGAGAGAAGGCCAACACTAATTGATCTGCCTCTGGAAAAGACCAATGACACAAAGTTGGGAATGATACCTTTTTGTTGCCGGAATGGGACGATCTTGCCACCTGCTATGGACCCAAGCAAGTCTGTTTCAGCATTCCAGATGAATGTCTTTAAAATGCCTCCAGATCTCAATCGCTCCTCGTTCACGCCTCCACAGAATTGGAAGATCGAAGGCAGACTGAATCCAGATTATAAATGTGGACCACCAGTACGTGTAAGCCCCACCCAAGTCCCTGATCCTAGCGGATTGTTACCTGATACAGCAGTATTTGCTAGCTGGCAAGTTGTATGCAACATCACTCAACCAAAAGGAGCTAGCCCCAGATGCTGTGTATCTTTCTCTGCTTTCTACAATGAATCTATCATTCCTTGTCCAACATGTGCCTGTGGTTGCCCTTCTAATACCGCTCGTACATGTAGTACGAAAGCTCCCGCTCTTCTCCTACCATCTCAGGCTCTTCTGGTTCCATTTGACAATAGAACCAAGATGTCCCTTGCCTGGGCTGATATTAATCATCTTCCAGTTTCAAACCCATTGCCATGTGGAGATAACTGTGGTGTAAGCATCAACTGGCATTTGTTCACAGACTATAGGGGAGGATGGTCTGCCAGGATCACCATCTTCAACTGGGAGGATGCTTCTTTTGCTGATTGGTTCACTGCAGTGGAATTGGACAAAGCAGCGCCTGGTTTTGATGCAGTGTATTCATTCAACGGAACTATGTTAGACGGGGTTAATAATACCATATTCATGCAGGGCCTTCCGGGCTTGAACTATATAGTAGCAGAAACAGATGGAGCTAATCCAGAGAAAGATCCCCGAGTACCTGGGAAACAACAATCAGTAATCTCATTCACAAAGAAGAATATCCCTGGCATCAACATTCCTGCTGGTGATGGGTTCCCAACAAAATTTTACTTCAATGGAGAAGAGTGCTCATTACCAAAGGTACTCCCAACAAGCAGTTCATGTAGAATATCTTCATTCACTGTCACTACTTCCATACTAGCAGTTTTGGTTTTCATGTTGGTGCGACAATAG